In the Leptolyngbya sp. BL0902 genome, ATTGTGTGGTGCAGCGGGTTGTCTGTACAGCGGCCTCTGGCTCGATGGCGACGCACTTCGGGGGGTGGTCTTTTCGGCCCACTTAAGGGATGACCTCCCCCCCGGAACACCTGTGATTCAACCGATTGAGGCAGAAGATGGGGTGGTTCGCCCCTTGCCCTGCCTGTTGGCCACTCAGGTTGAGGGCAACCAAGTGGTCGAGCGCATCGCCTGTCTGCGGGGAGGCCAATATCAACCGACCCGCAATCGTCGTTTGCCCTTGGCGGCGAGTTGACCCCTACCCCGTCTGGCTGAGACAGGGCAGGGATGGGGGTTAGTAGTCGTCGTCGTCCTCGTCAGAGTCTTCGTCAACGATGGCATCGACCTCAATGGCCTCGTCGTCGTCGGGGTCAAACTCCTCGTCGTCGTCCCCATCGAGTTCTAGGTCGTCAGGGCTGGCGGAGGCCACACCACTGGGCAAGGTGTGTCCCGTTGGGGTGGGCGGTAGGGCCATGGCGGTCGGGGCCGATTCCACAAAGCCTGCGACTTCGGTATGTAGCCCCCAGATTAAGGCTTTACCTTGGGGTGTGCCGAGGAAGACCTCAAACAGGGTGTCTGCGGTGGGCACAAACTCAACCATCGCCTTGCAGCAGGTGGATTTGTTTTTGCCCTTCCCTTGCTTTTCGGGGGTGAACGCCACAGGCACAACGACCAGCGAGCGCCATTGGTCGGATTTGCCGCTGTAGGGCAGATTGACCATCTCGGCAAAGGCCTTTTCGACCTTGCGGTAGTAGTCGTCGCAGGTGCTAATGAAGCTCCAGAGGGCGACGTTCTTGAACCGGATGACGATGGGCGTGGTGTGCAGCGGCTGATCCGCATCGTCTAGGAACACAACGGCGTGCTCAGAGACGACCTCCATCAGGGCTTTGTCGAGGTGGATTTGGTGGGTGTCGTAGGGGCCAACCAGGGTATGGGCCAGGGTTTCGTCCCCACCTCGTTCGGTGAGCTGATCCGCGTCTTTGTAGCGGATGTAGGGCGGCACCTTAGCCAGGACGACCAGTCGGCATTCGTCTAGGAACAGGCCAATGACCGTGTTCTCGCCAATGATGATGTCATCGAGTTCGTCAGGCGGATTCAGCCAGCCCGCCGATTCCAGTTGGTCAACGGGAATCAGGATGCCTGCCGGGTTGTCGTTGACGATGATGCCGTAGGGCAGCCGGGGCCGTCGCGTTTCGTTGAACTCAGGGTTGAGCAGTTCCGGGTCTACGGTGAGGTCGGCCTTGGGCTTTCGGGTTCGGGCTTGTCCCGTTTTGGTGCCCGCTTTCGGTTTAGGGGTTCGGGCTGAGGGTTGGGTTGGGGTTGTGCGTGGGGAGGTTTGGGTTCGAGGGGCCATAGGTCAAAAACCTTGAGAAACGTCAATCGCCCCTTAACGGCGATAGCCGCTAGTCAGCAAAGGAAAGGGCCAATGTTTGGAATCGACTTCAGTGGGCTGATTGAGCAGTACAACAATCCCCAGGGCTACCTGATGCTGGGAGCGTTTGGCGTGCTGGTGGTGATGATGCTGGTGCTCAAAGATAACAAAGGCACCATCACCACAGGTCGTACGGTTCAGACCTCAGACAAACTCTCGGCCAATGCCAAGGCCCTGAAGCAACTGCGGCTACCGCTGGACTATCAGCCCCCCACCCTGAAACAGGCTAAGTCCAAACCAAGGCCCAAAACGGCAACGTCGGTACGCCCCCAACGACCTCGTGATGAGTTAACGCTGTGGGCAGGTAAGCCTCCTCAATTTTGGTGGTCAGGCCGTTGGCGTAAACTGGGGGCGCAGATTCAGACCTTGTTTGGGTCTCCCCCCGCGCTGTGGTTGCCCGATGCCCAGCGCAGCATCCTGGTGTTGGGCAGTCCAGGGTCAGGGAAGACGGCCAGTGCCATCGACCCGATGATTGAGTCGGCCTTGGCTCAAGGCATTCCCGTCTTGCTCTACGACAAGAAGGGTGACCAGATGCGGCTCCATGCCCCGCTCGCGGCACGCTATGGCTATGAGGTGCATGTGCTGGCTCCCGGTGAACCGTACAGCGGCGTGTTTAATCCCGTCGAATTTCTCAAAGA is a window encoding:
- a CDS encoding DUF5895 domain-containing protein, yielding MAPRTQTSPRTTPTQPSARTPKPKAGTKTGQARTRKPKADLTVDPELLNPEFNETRRPRLPYGIIVNDNPAGILIPVDQLESAGWLNPPDELDDIIIGENTVIGLFLDECRLVVLAKVPPYIRYKDADQLTERGGDETLAHTLVGPYDTHQIHLDKALMEVVSEHAVVFLDDADQPLHTTPIVIRFKNVALWSFISTCDDYYRKVEKAFAEMVNLPYSGKSDQWRSLVVVPVAFTPEKQGKGKNKSTCCKAMVEFVPTADTLFEVFLGTPQGKALIWGLHTEVAGFVESAPTAMALPPTPTGHTLPSGVASASPDDLELDGDDDEEFDPDDDEAIEVDAIVDEDSDEDDDDY